From Cricetulus griseus strain 17A/GY chromosome 1 unlocalized genomic scaffold, alternate assembly CriGri-PICRH-1.0 chr1_0, whole genome shotgun sequence, a single genomic window includes:
- the Ankrd7 gene encoding ankyrin repeat domain-containing protein 7 has product MKKLFSFRKKGKTDQSHSYFSDLSVSGASPTPSLSTGGRHRRQDKHSKKLHKAASVGNVQKLKVYLERRKHDVNGQDKRNRTPLHLACANGYANIVSLLIENHCKINVQDSKNRTPLMKAVQCQQENCATILLQHGANPNLVDFYNNTALHYAACGKNISLAKKLLGYKANLEAKNKDGYTPLLLAIAENNENMVKFLLKKGADVNASDNKHRTAIMIALIAEPTSSVTLLLQQNTDLTCKDIYGFTAEEYASFNAFTTFHQILANNGNKKKTKSTAY; this is encoded by the exons ATGAAGAAGCTCTTCAGCTTCCGGAAAAAGGGCAAGACCGATCAGTCCCATAGCTATTTCTCCGATCTGTCCGTGAGCGGGGCTAGTCCCACTCCCAGCCTGTCCACAGGTGGGAGACATCGCCGTCAAGATAAGCACTCAAAGAAACTTCACAAAGCTGCTTCAGTGGGCAATGTGCAGAAGTTGAAGGTGTACCTTGAACGCAGGAAGCATGATGTGAACGGGCAGGACAAAAGAAACAG AACGCCTTTGCATTTGGCCTGTGCTAATGGATATGCAAATATTGTGAGTCTCCTAATTGAGAATCATTGCAAAATTAATGTCCAGGATAGTAAAAACAGGACCCCACTGATGAAg GCAGTACAGTGTCAACAGGAGAATTGCGCCACAATTCTTCTACAGCATGGTGCAAACCCAAATCTGGTGGATTTTTATAATAATACTGCCCTCCACTATGCTGCTTGTGGTAAAAATATCTCACTAGCCAAGAAATTGCTCGGATACAAAGCCAACCTTGAAGCTAAAAATAAG GATGGCTACACTCCACTTTTACTTGCTATTgctgaaaacaatgaaaatatggtaAAATTCCTTCTGAAGAAAGGAGCAGATGTTAATGCATCAGATAACAAACACAG AACAGCCATTATGATTGCTCTCATTGCTGAACCAACAAGTTCTGTAACACTTCTTCTTCAACAAAATACTGACTTAACTTGCAAAGATATTTATGGATTTACAGCTGAGGAATATGCTTCTTTTAATGCCTTTACTAC GTTTCATCAGATACTTGCCAATAatggaaacaagaagaaaactaaaTCAACAGCTTACTGA